The region GACGGGCCCATTCCTTGAACGGACGCACCCGGAACATCCCCTGGCGGAAGCGTTTGCCGGTTGGAAACGTGCCTGCGCCCTGCACGCGGTAGACATAGCCTTCGCGTTCCAGCTCGTCAATGGCACGCCGGGCTGTCATGCGTGAAACTTCAAACTCCCGGGCAAGCTGAGGTTCGCTGGGCAGCGGTAACCCTTCGGTGTAATGCCCGCCAAGCAGGCGGTCTTTCAAGGTGGTCTTGATGAGCGGGTACTTCGCCATGCATCCCTCCAAACGGTCCCGCTGGCGGGCGGGAGCCGCTGTAGGCTCATCTTAGGGTTTTGTGTACGCTGCACACAAGCTGACGAACGCTGTCTCCGGGTGCGAGACAACGGGAACGCCACGAAAAGGCCCTGAATTTGGTGAAAAAAGTTTAACCGTCCTGTCCACACAGGGGTAATGGAAATCTAGATAGCGCAGTGCTGCGGGGTAGTCAGCCACCGATGTACGACATTTCCACCTTGCTTTGGCGGGTTTGTTCCCCCCGCTCCTCGCTGTAGCGGTCGCTCCGGCCAGACCATACTCCTGTGAGGAGGCCCATCAATTGCTCGTCGGTAGCGCCGGCGCGCAGGGGCGCACGCAGATCAGTACCTGCGGAGGCAAACAGGCAGGTGTACAGCGCCCCAACTGCCGAGAGCCGTGCCCGGGAGCAGTCGCCACAGAAGGGAGCTGTCACAGAAGAAATCAGCCCCACCTCGTGGCCCTGTGCGTCGCGGTGACGGGCGGCCACCTCACCGCGGTAGTCCGGGCTCAGAGAATCGAAGACCGACGTCTCACTCCCTTCGCTGAGACGAGCGAGGACCTCACTGGACGGCACCACACTGTCCATGTTCCAGCCGTTGTGGTTGCCCACATCCATAAATTCAATGAACCGCACCGGCGCCTGGGCGCGCAGGGCCAGCCACAATTCACGCAGGCCCTGATCGTTGACGCCACGCTGCACTACCGTATTGATCTTCACGCCCAGCCC is a window of Deinococcus deserti VCD115 DNA encoding:
- the moaA gene encoding GTP 3',8-cyclase MoaA; protein product: MLVDQLGRPLRDLRISVTDRCNLRCTYCMPASVFGPDYAFVPRSELLSFEEIERLTRLFLILGVRKLRLTGGEPTLRRDLSDLIARLARLEGVEDLAMTTNGLLLPRLARELKSAGLRRVTVSLDSLDPDVFGQMNGLGVHPQQVLDGIEAALQAGLGVKINTVVQRGVNDQGLRELWLALRAQAPVRFIEFMDVGNHNGWNMDSVVPSSEVLARLSEGSETSVFDSLSPDYRGEVAARHRDAQGHEVGLISSVTAPFCGDCSRARLSAVGALYTCLFASAGTDLRAPLRAGATDEQLMGLLTGVWSGRSDRYSEERGEQTRQSKVEMSYIGG